CGTCGTGACGACGAAGCCCGAGGCGGTCGAGTCGCTGCGGCGAATGTCGAGCGAGAGCACGAGCACCTGCGCCCCAAACTTCGCGGCGATCTCGTCGATCAGGCCCGGTCGCGCGATCGCGGCCGAGTTCACGCCGACCTTGTCGGCCCCCGAGGCGAGCAGCTGCGTGACATTCTCTACGCTGCGCACGCCGCCCCCGACGGTGAGGGGAATAAAGATGTTCTCGGCCGTGCGGGTGACGAGGTCGAACGTGGTCGCCCGGTTCTCGTTCGTCGCGGTGACGTCGAGGAAGGTGATTTCGTCGGCGCCCTGCTGCGCGTAGGCAATGGCGAGTTCAACGGGGTCGCCCGCGTCGCGGAGGCCCCGGAAGTTCACGCCCTTGACCACGCGGCCGTCGGCCACGTCAAGGCACGGGATCACCCGCACCGCGAGCGAGTCGGTGATGGAACTCGTCATGGCTACATCCGTGCGGCCTGGAGCGCGGTCACGAGGATCGCGCGGGCGCCAACGTCGGAGAGCTCGTCCATCACCTGGTTGAGCTCGCGGTTCGGCACGAGCGAGCGCACCGCGAACCAGGTCTCGTCGTGCAGCGGCGAGACCGTCGGCGACTGGAATCCCGGCGTGATCGACATGGCCGCCTGCAGTTTCTCGGCGGGGATGTCGTAGTCCATGATCGAGTACCGGCGCGCGACGAGGACGCCCTCGAGCCGCTTGATGAGCGTGCGCGTGTGCTCGACCTTGGCGGGCGTCGAGATGAGCACCGCCGTCGATTCGAGAATGACGGGGCCGAAGATCTCGAGCCCGGCCTGGCGCAGCGTCGTACCCGTGGAGACGACGTCGGCGACCGCATCGGCGACGCCGAGCTGGATCGAGGATTCGACGGCGCCGTCGAGCTTCACGAGCTCGGCGTCGACGCCGTGCTTGGCGAAGTAGGCGCCGAGCAGACCGACGAAGCTCGTCGCGACGCGCTTGCCGTTGAGGTCGGCGAGCTCCGAGAACTCGCCGGGCTTCGCGGCGAAGCGGAAGGTCGAACCGCCGAAGTCGAGCGCGCGAATCTCGCTCGCCTTCGACTCGGAGTCGAG
The Gulosibacter sediminis genome window above contains:
- the hisF gene encoding imidazole glycerol phosphate synthase subunit HisF produces the protein MTSSITDSLAVRVIPCLDVADGRVVKGVNFRGLRDAGDPVELAIAYAQQGADEITFLDVTATNENRATTFDLVTRTAENIFIPLTVGGGVRSVENVTQLLASGADKVGVNSAAIARPGLIDEIAAKFGAQVLVLSLDIRRSDSTASGFVVTTHGGRTDTGIDAFAWAREACERGAGELLVNSMDADGTKEGFDLELIERMRELATVPVIASGGAGKVDDFAPAVAAGADAVLAASVFHYGEITIPEVKRALRDSGAVVRDA
- the hisG gene encoding ATP phosphoribosyltransferase encodes the protein MLRIAVPNKGMLAATANEMLIEAGYRGRRGDRELVAFDPVNEVEFFYIRPRDIATYVGEGVLDAGITGRDLLLDSESKASEIRALDFGGSTFRFAAKPGEFSELADLNGKRVATSFVGLLGAYFAKHGVDAELVKLDGAVESSIQLGVADAVADVVSTGTTLRQAGLEIFGPVILESTAVLISTPAKVEHTRTLIKRLEGVLVARRYSIMDYDIPAEKLQAAMSITPGFQSPTVSPLHDETWFAVRSLVPNRELNQVMDELSDVGARAILVTALQAARM